One Vespula pensylvanica isolate Volc-1 chromosome 3, ASM1446617v1, whole genome shotgun sequence DNA window includes the following coding sequences:
- the LOC122627882 gene encoding zinc finger protein ush isoform X2 — MRSREIVRSIAIVGHFDSFLHSPLLPSIGEDEDWSDSEKTPSVSSGVEGGGSAVSSPVGAANVEEDSSLPPPPRLNASSSSNSIVFNSAADDIKQRFSVLTENARKRLTSLTEEIARETQRDRHGLSRIVRESSPKEVDEESSSVVIVKDEECQQRPPSSSSTSLVRRRESSSRRDSEDSTRRTSTTSSIVDETPPDPKKMKLEEDVAPRLRLNASLATDPALRPATVAALTVKPENASPPNPGPPLPAGLQNAIASGRLFVLPTDGKETITVEPARPAPLICPPCGIRFSSASTLEAHRTFYCAHRPRLEEDATNDEDEEKSSKFEVRKAYACPHCSYSADKKVSLNRHMRMHAASPAPPTIPTVTATTGTTPGNNSTTASNGSLNEEAERYCRNCDIRFNSLKTYRAHKTHYCSTRHVVKDGAPPPPPPAPTGASSSAKASPPTSSSPGDSPPPQPCLALPTNPILIVPYSLIRGASVLAAPALPAPDTACFLLPNGSLQPMMRGLASTNTITEPPAVLRAANKPTTPASLVGSSTSPSVSTPLDLSVRRSPTAHQDEKENRVSPAPTSLPPPPGSPRSSRGSASPRARSIGTNQSSSTGSAPPPPQTELALRLAELPPPPVPVPVPGVLVKHGVSRCKECNIVFCRHENFVAHKKHYCQARETTVSNSPPPPSTPSPPLVQLICAACGIKFASMDNLVAHQAFYCPKRPESQEHHSRCTKCKAIIETGSTHTCSGGPTGGWRCPVCGAVSPTAGAAQRHMDAHQGVKAFRCTICRYKGNTLRGMRTHIRMHFEKRGTDLQEENYITCVLDDEAVLPTPEPAPATTPEEIPAEVQINGKSEVRKSPQPPVLPPPAAVTSKVKQEREESPPPEESLDPNKTGPRYCRSCDISFNYLSTFIAHKKFYCSSHAGEASNNNNNNNNNNSTNATTPPSGRTEASVL, encoded by the exons GGGAGGATGAGGATTGGAGTGACTCCGAAAAGACCCCATCGGTGAGCAGCGGCGTCGAGGGTGGTGGATCGGCCGTGTCTAGTCCAGTCGGAGCTGCAAACGTCGAGGAGGACTCTAGTTTACCACCTCCGCCGAGACTGAACGCTTCTTCCTCCTCGAATAGTATAGTCTTCAATTCAGCTGCCGACGACATCAAGCAACGATTTAGTGTGCTCACGGAGAACGCTCGAAAGCGACTCACTAGTCTCACCGAAGAA ATCGCGAGAGAAACGCAGAGAGATCGACACGGATTATCGAGGATCGTTCGAGAATCCAGTCCTAAGGAAGTCGACGAAGAATCGTCGAGCGTAGTAATAGTCAAAGACGAAGAATGTCAACAGAGGCCACCGTCTTCGTCGTCAACTTCGTtagtaagaagaagagaatcaaGTTCCAGGAGAGACTCCGAGGATTCCACGAGACGCACAAGCACTACATCCAGCATCGTGGACGAAACACCTCCAGATCCGAAAAAGATGAAACTCGAAGAAGACGTTGCACCAAGACTGAGACTCAATGCTAGTCTAGCGACGGATCCGGCTCTTCGGCCTGCCACCGTCGCGGCGCTTACCGTCAAGCCTGAGAACGCATCGCCGCCTAATCCCGGTCCACCTTTACCTGCTGGCCTGCAGAATG CGATTGCATCGGGTCGTTTGTTCGTCCTGCCAACCGacggaaaagaaacgatcacTGTTGAACCTGCTAGACCAGCTCCTCTGATCTGTCCACCCTGTGGAATTCGTTTTAGTTCGGCCAGTACTTTAGAGGCTCATCGTACCTTCTATTGCGCCCATCGACCGCGTCTCGAGGAGGACGCGAccaacgacgaggacgaggagaagTCTAGCAAGTTCGAGGTACGCAAGGCCTACGCTTGTCCGCATTGTTCGTACAGTGCTGATAAAAAGGTCTCGTTGAATCGGCACATGCGAATGCATGCAGCATCTCCGGCGCCACCGACGATCCCAACGGTAACGGCTACGACAGGAACGACGCCAGGAAATAATTCGACGACGGCCTCGAACGGTTCCCTCAACGAGGAAGCCGAGAGATACTGTCGCAATTGTGACATCAGATTTAATTCGTTGAAGACTTATCGGGCTCATAAAACGCATTACTGTAGTACCAGGCACGTTGTCAAGGATGGTGCACCCCCGCCACCACCTCCTGCACCAACAGGAGCATCTTCCTCGGCTAAAGCTTCACCACCTACAAGTTCGAGTCCTGGTGATTCTCCGCCACCTCAGCCATGTTTGGCATTACCTACCAATCCGATTCTCATTGTGCCGTATTCCCTCATACGAGGTGCCAGCGTGCTAGCTGCACCAGCTCTTCCCGCTCCCGACACGGCCTGCTTTCTACTGCCAAATGGATCCTTGCAGCCAATGATGAGAGGCTTAGCCAGTACGAATACCATCACCGAACCACCAGCCGTCCTTAGAGCAGCCAACAAACCTACCACACCAGCATCGCTCGTTGGTTCCTCCACCTCGCCATCCGTTTCGACACCTCTTGATCTCAGCGTTAGAAGATCACCGACGGCACATcaggacgagaaagaaaacagagtaTCGCCGGCACCAACTTcgcttcctcctccaccaggAAGCCCGAGATCGTCCAGAGGTAGTGCCAGTCCACGAGCAAGGTCGATCGGTACGAATCAAAGCAGCAGCACCGGATCCGCACCTCCACCACCTCAAACCGAGCTAGCCCTCAGACTAGCTGAGTTACCACCTCCTCCTGTTCCCGTGCCCGTACCTGGTGTCCTCGTTAAACATGGTGTCTCCAG ATGCAAGGAGTGCAACATCGTCTTTTGTCGACACGAAAACTTCGTCGCTCACAAGAAACATTATTGCCAAGCAAGGGAAACGACTGTGAGTAATAGCCCTCCACCGCCTAGCACTCCTTCACCACCACTGGTGCAGTTAATCTGTGCAGCATGTGGTATTAAATTCGCTTCCATGGATAATCTCGTTGCTCATCAAGCTTTTTACTGTCCAAAGAGGCCCGAATCGCAAGAACACCATTCTCGGTGCACCAAATGTAAG GCGATAATCGAAACAGGTAGTACGCACACTTGCAGCGGTGGACCGACCGGTGGTTGGCGGTGTCCCGTATGCGGTGCTGTCAGTCCAACGGCCGGTGCAGCGCAACGTCACATGGATGCTCATCAGGGTGTCAAAGCATTTAGATGTACGATTTGCCGTTATAAAGGGAATACGTTACGTGGCATGCGAACGCACATAAGAATGCACTTTGAGAAACGTGGCACGGATCTTCAG GAAGAAAATTACATAACGTGCGTACTCGACGACGAAGCCGTTCTTCCTACTCCCGAACCTGCTCCTGCCACCACACCGGAAGAAATACCAGCGGAGGTACAGATCAACGGGAAGAGCGAAGTCCGCAAAAGTCCTCAACCACCAGTTTTGCCACCACCCGCGGCTGTGACCAGCAAGGTGAAGCAAGAACGCGAGGAGAGTCCACCGCCTGAGGAAAGTCTCGATCCTAATAAGACTGGACCACGTTATTGTCGGTCATGCGACATAAGTTTCAATTATTTGAGCACATTCATAGCGCACAAAAAGTTCTATTGTTCGAGTCACGCCGGTGAGGCgagtaacaataacaacaacaacaataacaacaattcGACAAACGCCACGACTCCGCCCAGCGGTAGAACCGAGGCATCCGTACTTTAG
- the LOC122627882 gene encoding zinc finger protein ush isoform X3 yields MSILLWRLRRASQLRTESSFPISREDEDWSDSEKTPSVSSGVEGGGSAVSSPVGAANVEEDSSLPPPPRLNASSSSNSIVFNSAADDIKQRFSVLTENARKRLTSLTEEIARETQRDRHGLSRIVRESSPKEVDEESSSVVIVKDEECQQRPPSSSSTSLVRRRESSSRRDSEDSTRRTSTTSSIVDETPPDPKKMKLEEDVAPRLRLNASLATDPALRPATVAALTVKPENASPPNPGPPLPAGLQNAIASGRLFVLPTDGKETITVEPARPAPLICPPCGIRFSSASTLEAHRTFYCAHRPRLEEDATNDEDEEKSSKFEVRKAYACPHCSYSADKKVSLNRHMRMHAASPAPPTIPTVTATTGTTPGNNSTTASNGSLNEEAERYCRNCDIRFNSLKTYRAHKTHYCSTRHVVKDGAPPPPPPAPTGASSSAKASPPTSSSPGDSPPPQPCLALPTNPILIVPYSLIRGASVLAAPALPAPDTACFLLPNGSLQPMMRGLASTNTITEPPAVLRAANKPTTPASLVGSSTSPSVSTPLDLSVRRSPTAHQDEKENRVSPAPTSLPPPPGSPRSSRGSASPRARSIGTNQSSSTGSAPPPPQTELALRLAELPPPPVPVPVPGVLVKHGVSRCKECNIVFCRHENFVAHKKHYCQARETTVSNSPPPPSTPSPPLVQLICAACGIKFASMDNLVAHQAFYCPKRPESQEHHSRCTKCKAIIETGSTHTCSGGPTGGWRCPVCGAVSPTAGAAQRHMDAHQGVKAFRCTICRYKGNTLRGMRTHIRMHFEKRGTDLQEENYITCVLDDEAVLPTPEPAPATTPEEIPAEVQINGKSEVRKSPQPPVLPPPAAVTSKVKQEREESPPPEESLDPNKTGPRYCRSCDISFNYLSTFIAHKKFYCSSHAGEASNNNNNNNNNNSTNATTPPSGRTEASVL; encoded by the exons GGGAGGATGAGGATTGGAGTGACTCCGAAAAGACCCCATCGGTGAGCAGCGGCGTCGAGGGTGGTGGATCGGCCGTGTCTAGTCCAGTCGGAGCTGCAAACGTCGAGGAGGACTCTAGTTTACCACCTCCGCCGAGACTGAACGCTTCTTCCTCCTCGAATAGTATAGTCTTCAATTCAGCTGCCGACGACATCAAGCAACGATTTAGTGTGCTCACGGAGAACGCTCGAAAGCGACTCACTAGTCTCACCGAAGAA ATCGCGAGAGAAACGCAGAGAGATCGACACGGATTATCGAGGATCGTTCGAGAATCCAGTCCTAAGGAAGTCGACGAAGAATCGTCGAGCGTAGTAATAGTCAAAGACGAAGAATGTCAACAGAGGCCACCGTCTTCGTCGTCAACTTCGTtagtaagaagaagagaatcaaGTTCCAGGAGAGACTCCGAGGATTCCACGAGACGCACAAGCACTACATCCAGCATCGTGGACGAAACACCTCCAGATCCGAAAAAGATGAAACTCGAAGAAGACGTTGCACCAAGACTGAGACTCAATGCTAGTCTAGCGACGGATCCGGCTCTTCGGCCTGCCACCGTCGCGGCGCTTACCGTCAAGCCTGAGAACGCATCGCCGCCTAATCCCGGTCCACCTTTACCTGCTGGCCTGCAGAATG CGATTGCATCGGGTCGTTTGTTCGTCCTGCCAACCGacggaaaagaaacgatcacTGTTGAACCTGCTAGACCAGCTCCTCTGATCTGTCCACCCTGTGGAATTCGTTTTAGTTCGGCCAGTACTTTAGAGGCTCATCGTACCTTCTATTGCGCCCATCGACCGCGTCTCGAGGAGGACGCGAccaacgacgaggacgaggagaagTCTAGCAAGTTCGAGGTACGCAAGGCCTACGCTTGTCCGCATTGTTCGTACAGTGCTGATAAAAAGGTCTCGTTGAATCGGCACATGCGAATGCATGCAGCATCTCCGGCGCCACCGACGATCCCAACGGTAACGGCTACGACAGGAACGACGCCAGGAAATAATTCGACGACGGCCTCGAACGGTTCCCTCAACGAGGAAGCCGAGAGATACTGTCGCAATTGTGACATCAGATTTAATTCGTTGAAGACTTATCGGGCTCATAAAACGCATTACTGTAGTACCAGGCACGTTGTCAAGGATGGTGCACCCCCGCCACCACCTCCTGCACCAACAGGAGCATCTTCCTCGGCTAAAGCTTCACCACCTACAAGTTCGAGTCCTGGTGATTCTCCGCCACCTCAGCCATGTTTGGCATTACCTACCAATCCGATTCTCATTGTGCCGTATTCCCTCATACGAGGTGCCAGCGTGCTAGCTGCACCAGCTCTTCCCGCTCCCGACACGGCCTGCTTTCTACTGCCAAATGGATCCTTGCAGCCAATGATGAGAGGCTTAGCCAGTACGAATACCATCACCGAACCACCAGCCGTCCTTAGAGCAGCCAACAAACCTACCACACCAGCATCGCTCGTTGGTTCCTCCACCTCGCCATCCGTTTCGACACCTCTTGATCTCAGCGTTAGAAGATCACCGACGGCACATcaggacgagaaagaaaacagagtaTCGCCGGCACCAACTTcgcttcctcctccaccaggAAGCCCGAGATCGTCCAGAGGTAGTGCCAGTCCACGAGCAAGGTCGATCGGTACGAATCAAAGCAGCAGCACCGGATCCGCACCTCCACCACCTCAAACCGAGCTAGCCCTCAGACTAGCTGAGTTACCACCTCCTCCTGTTCCCGTGCCCGTACCTGGTGTCCTCGTTAAACATGGTGTCTCCAG ATGCAAGGAGTGCAACATCGTCTTTTGTCGACACGAAAACTTCGTCGCTCACAAGAAACATTATTGCCAAGCAAGGGAAACGACTGTGAGTAATAGCCCTCCACCGCCTAGCACTCCTTCACCACCACTGGTGCAGTTAATCTGTGCAGCATGTGGTATTAAATTCGCTTCCATGGATAATCTCGTTGCTCATCAAGCTTTTTACTGTCCAAAGAGGCCCGAATCGCAAGAACACCATTCTCGGTGCACCAAATGTAAG GCGATAATCGAAACAGGTAGTACGCACACTTGCAGCGGTGGACCGACCGGTGGTTGGCGGTGTCCCGTATGCGGTGCTGTCAGTCCAACGGCCGGTGCAGCGCAACGTCACATGGATGCTCATCAGGGTGTCAAAGCATTTAGATGTACGATTTGCCGTTATAAAGGGAATACGTTACGTGGCATGCGAACGCACATAAGAATGCACTTTGAGAAACGTGGCACGGATCTTCAG GAAGAAAATTACATAACGTGCGTACTCGACGACGAAGCCGTTCTTCCTACTCCCGAACCTGCTCCTGCCACCACACCGGAAGAAATACCAGCGGAGGTACAGATCAACGGGAAGAGCGAAGTCCGCAAAAGTCCTCAACCACCAGTTTTGCCACCACCCGCGGCTGTGACCAGCAAGGTGAAGCAAGAACGCGAGGAGAGTCCACCGCCTGAGGAAAGTCTCGATCCTAATAAGACTGGACCACGTTATTGTCGGTCATGCGACATAAGTTTCAATTATTTGAGCACATTCATAGCGCACAAAAAGTTCTATTGTTCGAGTCACGCCGGTGAGGCgagtaacaataacaacaacaacaataacaacaattcGACAAACGCCACGACTCCGCCCAGCGGTAGAACCGAGGCATCCGTACTTTAG